TGAAAGAGTGCCGAGACGGCTGAGTCACATCTCCAGGCTTTCACCGACGGTGGAAGTGGCAGGTCTGCTGCCACGGTCCACAAAATAAGGCAGCCGAGCAACATGAGGGGCGCTACCGTGCGCCAGCCACGCAAACAGAGCAGTTGTGCGAAGCCAAAGCAGTGCCAAGGAAAGTGCCAAAGCAGTTCCAGGAAGCGAAAGCGTGCAGGTATTGTGGTAAGGAGCACACAAGGGACAAACAGCAGTGTCCAGCCTATGGACAGAACTGTAAAGCATGTGGCAGTCGCTACCATTTTGCTCAAGTGTGCAGGAAGAGTAAAGTGCACAAAGTGGACGACCAGACAGGCAGTGACACGGGCACCGAGTTCATCGACAGCGTCAAGCTCACAGTCAACACGGTGCAGCCTCGGGATGACGTCTATGCAACAATGCTCGTCAATGGGAAGCAGGTGGACTTCCAAGTGGACAGCGGAGCCACGCAGATATTTCAACGGCGTAGACCACACACTAACCCCATGTCATAAGAAGGTCGTAATGTGGAATAAGACGATGATGGACGCGGAAGGAGTTTACCGGGTTAAGCTGCTCAACCCCAGGACAAACCGCAAGTGCTCCGCTGAGTTCATCGTGGTCAGTGATGACTTCACGCCGCTGCTAGGGAGCAAAGCTGGTCAGCGAATGAActtgatcacggtgaatgacgaCAGTTTTCACTGTGTACACACGTCATCTGTCGTGAAAGAGAAAGTGCGTAAGGCTGAAGAATGCTATGTAGAAGTGTTCGACGGTGCACTGGGAGAGCTGCCAGGTGAAGCCCACGTGCAGATAGACGAGGTAGTGCAACCAAGTCTTATCGCCACGACGTTTACCCCACGCGATAAAacaggtgaggaaggagctggaGGGCATGGTAGAGCGTCACGTGATCGCACCAGTGCACGAGCCGACGAGTTGGGTCAGCTAATGGCGATCTCCGGGTGTGTATCGATCCACGACCGCTAAACAAAGCGTTGAAGCGTGAACACTACCCGCTTCCAGTTATTGAGGATACCTTGCCAAACCTCGATCAAGCTAGGGTcttcgtatcacaaaatgctggagtaactcagcgggtcaggcagcatcagagtaacacagtgggtctactccagcattttgtgatacctttgatttgtaccagcatctgcagttattttcctacacaagctaaGATCTTCAGTAAGCTGGACATGAGCTCAGCTTTCTGGCAGGTGAAGCTGGATGAAGTGTAGCAAGCTAACGACGTTCAACACACCTTTCGGTCGATACCGGTGGCGCCGACTGCCATTCGGTACAAGTGTATCATCGGAAATCTTCCAACGATGATTGCATCAAGCGCTCGAAGGGTTACCTGGAGTGATCTGTGTCGCAGACGACATCCTCGTCTATGGCTAAGGAGAGGCGAGTGAAGACGCGGTCATCGATCACGACTCAAAACTCGAGCAGTTGCTTGTGTACAGCGATGTGTACAGCAACACATCAAGCTCAACAAAGACAAGTCTTTCAGAGCTACCGAGATACCCATCTTAGGGCATGTGATCACTAGCACAGGGCTGCAACCTGACCCAAAAAAGGTCGTCGATGTCGTCAACATGCCAGCACCCTCAGATGTACAAGGTGTACAGAGGCTAGTTGGATTCGTCAACTACCCGAGCCTTTTTCTACCCAGCCTGTCTGATACCCTGGAGCCTATCAGACAGCTGACGAAACCAGAGGTAGAGTGGGAATGGTCTGCTGAGGAGGACAATGCGATGTCCAAGATCCGACAGATGGTGTCCGAAGCGCGGATCTTAGCGTACTACAATCCCAATGAGGAGCTGACAATACAGTGCGATGCGAGCAACAAGGGACTAGGGGCAGCCTTGCTCCAAAAGGGATGTCCTATCGCGTATACGAGCAGGGCATTAACCGACACAGAAACGCAGTATGCCTCAATCAAGGAAGAGATGCTCCGGGTGGTGTTCGCAATGGAGCGTTTTCACCAATACACATTTGGTCGTTTCACCAGCGTGATCAGCGATCCCAAACCGCTTGAGATGATAGCGAAAAAGCTGCTGGTGAAAGCACCGAACGCCTCCAAGGAATGCTACTCCGCCTGCAGAGCTATGATTTCGACATCAGCTACAGTCAGGGGAAGCTCATGTACCTGGCAGATACACTGTCCTGAGCAGTTTGCAGTACACGGAGCAGCGAGCAAACATCCGAGGTCAACATGGGGTCTCGTTTGCCAATTCGCGATGAGCGTCTCGAGCAAATTCGCGACTAAACAGAGAAGGATGACACGCTGCAGACGCTGAAACGCGTCATCATCAATGGTTGGCCTAGCAAATACGATAGGCTACTAAAGCAGCTCACACCTTACTATAGCTACAGGGGCGAGCTTGCAGTACTAGATGGTCTGATTTTCAAGAGCGAGCGTGTGATCATACCACTAACCCTTCGCAAAGAGATGAAGGAGAAGATACGCTCTTCACATCTGGGCATCGAGGGCTGTCTACAACAAGCACGCGAATGCTTATTCTGGCTTGGAACGAGCAGCGACAGGTATGCCAGCAAAAAGAGTCGCTCATGAGGTACCAACTAGGCCATGGGAGAAAGTCGGCACAGATCTCTTCTCATGGGACGGGAAGGACTTTCTAGTCACCGACGACTACCATAGCAACTTCCTCGAGGTAGACCGGCTGAAAGACACGGGCAGTCCTATCGTAATCCGCAAGCTGAAAGCTCACTTCGCGAGGTCCAGCAGCCCGACGCAAGTTGTGAGCGACAATGGACCGCAATTCACATTGATCGCATTCCGTCAGTTCGTGACAGAATGGGATTTTGAGCACCTGTGCAGCAGTCCAGGCAATAGCAAAACGAACGGGAAGGCAGAGTCAGCCGTCAAGACAGCGAAGCGGATCATGGCAAAGAGCAAGGAATCGCGATCAGACCCATACCTAGCGATGTTGGATCATCGCAATACGCCTTCACAAGGGCTGAGCACATCCCGCTCAACGCCTGATGATTCGCCGCACACGAACACCTCTGCCCACTACCGCAAGCCAACTCGAACCAAGACTAGTAAAGGAACATGAACGCATGAAGCAGCGCGTGCGGCAACAGGCTGGCAATTACAACAGGTCAGCAAAAGACCTTCTCCCACTTCACAAAGGGGATACAGTGCGAATGCAACCCCTCATAAAAGGAAAGAAGGGTTGGGAGAAAGCCGCTGTTACTCGCCAGCTTGACGAGCAATCATATGCGGATCAAACCCCATCTGGCACCTATCGACGCAATCGGGTACATCTCCGCAAGACCAGCGACAACCCGCCAGACGAGCTAATCGCAAGTCAACACGAGAAGCAGGGCAGTAACGTCAATGACTGGAGCGCGTCAACTACCACAACTAACGCGAAGCAGGCGTTGGATCAACAGCCAGCGACTCCTGAAAGAAAAGCGTCTACAGAAGACAAAACATCTACAGGGCAACCTGAAAATAAGGACATAGATAATGGACAAGTGATAAGCGACTCAGACAAACCAGTGAAAACCCGCTCAGGGCGAACTGTGAGGATGCCAAAGCATCTCAGAGACTTTGTTGTATTTTAATTTGTCAGTGACAGTTATCATGTTTGATAGATTCATAATTTAGAAGTTCATAATTGTTATAGTaatgggaatttttttttaaacaacattcGCTGTTTATTTGACAAGTTTTTCTCTTTTGAAAAAAGGGAGGATGTTGTGATATATGCTAATGTAATGTATGCTGATGTTGGGAACGTCTTAATAAAGTCCACGCGTGCGCACACACAGGAGTCCTTCTTGAAATCGTGTCTCCAAACATGCAGTACTGAGGAGATGGTGTAATGATGGAAACGTTTTCATTTAGAGAAGTAGTCAACCTGAGCTCCTGACTGTTCTTAGGTGGAGGTTGAAAAAATGCATGGTACTACAAAGGgttgactttagagatagtgtggaagcaggccctttggcccaccgagtccatgccgaccagcaatcacgcaTACattagttctctcctacacacgagggacaatttacagaagccaattaacctacaaacctacacatatttggaatgtgggaggaaaccagagcaccgagagaaaacccacagtctcagggagaacctataaactccatagacacaaaaagctggagtaactcagcaggacaagcagcatctttggagacaaggaatgggtgacgtttcgggtcgagacccttcttcaaactccgtagacagcacccgttgtcagaatggaacccaggtttctggcgctgtaaggcagcaacgctaccgctgcaccactgtgctgccccaggagGTGACATTGGTTGGGATTTGTCCAATATCATCCTTCATTTCAATAGTAACATAATATCTGATCATTACTTTGGTCTTTCTAGACTCGTTTTCTAGAGTTTAGATTTTATACTCACACATCAGCTGCAGGAACCTACAAGACAATGTGAAGGGTGCTATTTCAATGCAAGTATTTCTTGAAATAATTTAAGACATCAATGGATTGCGTTGATCAGGGAAAAGGATATTATTTTCTTCTGTGCAGAGATTATAATCGGAAAATTAGAGCCAAGTCATCAAGGGTGAAGGACAGAAGCCTAAATTCCTAAAGACACaagttaatttattttataaaacGCTGGTATTCAGTTGCATGGAGCAAAAGCAGATGAATGACATTACCtcgggaaaaggccctttggcccaccgagcccacactgaccatcgatcacccgttcacaccagttttatgttatcccactttctcatccactccctgcacactagtggcaatttacagggccagattaacctacaaacccacacgtctttggcttAAATAAATGTTGGGCTGGGTTGCAGAGGTTGTGTGATAATTTTCATCAGTCAGTGTTGTAATTATAGGGTTTATTCCTTGATAGTCACATTTGGGTGTCAGAGAACAAAATGAAAGGTTTTACCTATTGATCATCATTTAAATATTAAAACAAGTCAAGAAAAGTCCATGAAAATATGTAAAGGGACGAGTAAGAACCATGGTCCATAAATTGAAGTTACAAGGTTTGACTTTTAATTTTTCAATACCAGTGCAATTCACCAAATGGAGATGACATCTCCATGGACAATAACATATACAAGACAACATTTGTGATCAGGTCTATTTGACACAGAATTCAAACCTCCCTGGTTTTCAATGTCACAGTAAACTGGTCTCTCTCACAACTTTCAAGATTTGTTTTGAGAGGTGCAGAGCATTTTTGGCCTGTTAAGAGCTTTTGCAAAACATTTTAAAGGTTTTCTGCAGTGCAGGGTAAGCAGAACAAGCTCAGAAAGAAGGCTTTTGTAACCTTATACTGCGTagcacaaaaaaataataatctcctGCAAGTTACTGAACAATCAAGACCTTTGCCTGCTGGTATCACAGCTGAGTCTCGAAACAAGCTCTTTTCAGATTGCTTGAAACAGTTAAGAAACAGAGCTTGAATCAGTGGTGCATTTAAAAGATAAACTTAAAATAAAAAAGGCCAGCAAGTCAATGTTGTTAAAATTAGTGAAATTAATTTAATGACGTTTCTGCCACGTAAAAGTGTACTCTATTAATTCCCTCAGCCTTTTGCTAATAGCTTTGTTAATGCTGCAACTCTTGATTATGACCACTTAGAGCAATGCAAACCCTTTCTCAATAAGAAAACACCAACTGTTTCATGGGGCTTTTAGGAGGCAAGAGATCTCTGATCTTTTCACGTATAAAAATCCTGCAAAATGTGTAAATCCAAGGGCAAGTTTGTTGGCCTCCTTGGCAGGGATGAGGTGCCTGCTTTTCTGTGTAGAAACACAAAGACGGAGAGCCACAACCATTTAGATACATTAGCATTCACTTCTTAAGCTTCTTCTGCGCTGCTTTCTTCTTAACCATCTGGAGCCTTTTCATAGCATTAAGCTGAGACTCTTGAGATGTCGGCAACTTAACGACAGAAGGGTTGCTGGATTCAGATGGTGTTTTGGCCCCATTGTTACCACCATTGTTGGTAGAAGTGGTCCCTCCATTCCCACTGCTGGCAACAGTGTTGCTGACGCTGTCATTGCTAGACGATCGATTAAGACTCGGTTTCCCCAGTGTCAGGGGCGGGAGCGGCTTTACAGGTCCAGTGCTTGAGCTAACGCTGGTGGCCGCTTTGGACCCCAGGCTTGCCTTGGAAGGTGCCAGTCCAGACaaacccactgccttctgatttgAGGATGGAGCAGTAGGTTTCCCGCTCACAGTTTGTACAGCTGACCCCAGTTTAGCCGTGGAAGGTGCTGCAGTTGACGTTTTAGCTCCAAAGGCAGCCCATCCTGTGAGACCACTAACAGAGGAAGAGGCGGTGTTAGAATTGGAGGAATTCCCAGAAGCAGATGCGGAAGcctgaaaacaaaataatgaaaagcAAAATTGCCGTAAATTATAAACCAACAGGATTGGTCAGACTGAATGAAAATGTACACGCTAGCAAGTGTTCTTTTATACAAACTGGTTAGAATAGACACCGTTTATAAAGGACCACTATCATTGTAAAATGCACCTGTAACCCTGCAAGACACCTTCCCATAGATATTACAGCCAACTATTTTTTTAAACGGTGACTGACAATGCTATAAGCAGTGAGTTTTAACCATCACAAGAGGACTCCTGTATCTTTTGAAAGTTCCCAACAGTGGACCTGTTCTAATCCCACTAATTCACCTCTTTAGTGCACAAAATAGTTACCTCCAAATGGAAATGAAACAGGGTATGAGTTGAAATAGCAATGTATTTTGCTGCCCATCCAATATAAGAGGCTGTTACTGTACCTTTACTTCAGCTCGCTTGAAAGCTTGAAATGTGGTCATTTCTTGTTTCAGCTTCATTTCTGGCTTTTTCACAGATGGATCTTTTACAGATGGAGTGGTGATAGCAACTAGGCTGGGAGCTTTTGgggcagccttttgtgtcttttgtgCCTACATAATAGAAAAGATAGATTTGTGATAAAGATACATAGTAGAAAAGGTAATTTCATGCAAAAGCAAACAGAGGAACACTTTGATAGGCCTTGATATTTGAAATATCTATGAAAAATCTAATTATTTTCTAATTTGCGCCACCATAGTGGTCTGGAAAATTGGACAACTTTATTTAACTAATTGCACAGAAACCATTTTGAAAGATTTTCTTTTTTGGAGCTTTTCATTGAAAGAGTTGTCAACTTTGGTTAGCTTATTTAGGAAGTGAAAAGAATCTGCAGCTCCAATCATCCCAAAAGGTAGATTAATCATTATCTAGTTTAAATATAAAATAGACACATCTGTTAACCATTCCTCTCTCTTCAGTCCCCAAAGACCACATAGCAGAATAATAGAGCATATGAAAGTCAGTCCATATGAGACTGATTCATCAAAGCCCATATTTCTTTCCCTTCATGTGTTTTGCACATTTTCCTCTTAAATCTAGATGCATTTATTGACTGAACTACTCCTTCTAGCTACGATTTTCATGTTCTATTCACAGTGAAAATATCTTTTTGAGTTGAGCATTGAAATTTTCAGTCTTAAAAGTAATTATCAAGACAACCTTCAGTCTTCAGCTCTGGCTTGCACGTTTTTTTCTGTGAGCTCTAGCAtcacttttaaatgttttttgagCAGTCTCCAATGCCTATACACCCATTTCACACAAAAAAAGTAAATTTGTTATGTACCTCCATACCAATCCATAGCTGATCAGGCATATAATTAGTCTTATCCATTAGGATGTCATTAAGAAACAGCTTGATTTCAATTAACCACAATTGATGGGGGCACCCATGATCAGAATTGCGCAGGTTTCCCCTCCAGTTCTGAGCACTAACTTTTCTATTCTGTTGCCAATATCAAACTCAAATCGATATGTTTCTGGTTCATAAAGTTCACAAGTAAAATCTTACTCTCATCTCCTTGGATATTCCAAAATGTTTCAGCTTTATCAAAATTAAAGTGATCTTAAAGACGATGCATCTGCTAAGATAAATAGTAAAGGACATTCTGGTGCGTTTACATGCATCAAACAGGTGACAAAGTCTTACCATTTTCTTCATCTGCCGTGTGCAACGGGCACAATACCAGATCAGCCGTGGATCATTCACATCCTTGTCCGTCACCTGGGGCTTATGGCAGTCCTGATGGTAGAGGTTGTGACATTCTTGACATTCAACCAGCTGGTTACCTGATGTAACAGTCATCTGACTAAAAGCAAGTTTGTTAACCAATGATTAGTATCAATAAATAAGTTGACAATTTATCTTATTCTACAAAAGTGTATCCTTTTCATGGGACTGGTGCATTTCATTATGTACAAATTATTTCCTTGCATTGCACCCTCATGTTACGGTCACTAATTATTTGTATTCTCTCAGCGATAATGAGGCAGATCATTTCAGGCTGCAGAATGGATACTTCAAATGCCAAGTGTTCTATTGCAACAGCAAAACTGTGAAAGTTACCAACCGAAGATAAGAGCCCGAGAATGTGTCTTGATTGATGGGCAAAGACAAAGGCAAGGAAAGCTTATCAGAGCCATCTGAAGATTCTGTACATTTTGAAATTCGATCCATGGCATAAGTGACATGCTGAGAATTTTCTATACATAAGATTGTGATAAATTTGCTCTCGTTGGTATTACAAGCTTATTAATCAGGTAAGTCCATTTGTTTTTACACAGGACTCTTCCAGTCGCCTGATAAATTTCCAAAGGCAGCAAAAAGGAACTATGTCCCCACCTTGTAACTTGTTGCAttgtttttttccagctttctctaagactttagacatacagtgcaaaaacaggccctttggcccaccaagtctgcaccgtccagttgagtacaaactctgtacaaacaacagctgtagtcaggatcaaacctgggtctctggggctgtagggCAGCTATTGTGATATTGTGCTGCCCTAAACCTAAGTTTAACTTTATTATTGTCTTTTGTACCgaagcacagtgaaaatctttttggatgctattcaatcaaattaaataatgcgatacataaatgcaatcaagccaaactcaagtacaataaatagagctggggaatgatacaaagtgcagaatgtagttttcagcattgtagtgcaccagtaacAAACAATAAACAAAGTACCGTGCCCACAATGGGGGAGAGGTGAAGTGGACATAATCCGaggttatggaaggactatttggAAGCCTGTAATAGGGAAGACGTGGTACCTTTCTTTGTCATTAGATATTAGAGTCTTATTAAAATTACCAAGATGATATTTAAAGGTTAGTTGAGCAGGATGTCCAAACCAGATTTTGTAGTCTACAATCCGTGTTGCAATTATGTTTAGCATCAGTTATGAAATACCCTCAGAATTATTCTAAAATTGAGTAGGCATTGCACTCACAGTTGTTCATATTAATTGCTCTGGAAAACACTAACACGCATGTGTGTAAGGGTGATTGAAAGAGTCAGTCAGAGTTTTCATTGGCACTTGTGTGGAAAATAATTGATGACTAGAAGAAAACTGGGGGATCGGTCTTACACAGTTGTTATATAaagaatcagcatctacagtgccctccataacatTTGGGACAgagacccaccatttatttatttgcctctgtacttcacaatttgagatttgtattagaaaaaaaatcacatgtgcttaaaagtgcacattgtcagattttattaaagggtatttttatacattttggtttcaccatgtagaaattacagctgtatttatacatagtacccccatttcagggcaccatggtgtttgggacacatggcttcacaggtgtttgtaattgctcaggtgtatttaattgcctccttaatgcaggtataagagagctcttaggacctagtctttcctccagtctttccatcatctttgaaaactttcattgctgtttatcaacacgaggaccaaaattgtgccaaagaaagtcaaagaagcgattatgagactgagaaacaagaataaaactgttagagacatcagctaaaccttaggcttaccaaaatcaactttttggaacatcattaagaagaaagagagcactggtgagcttactaatcgcaaagggtccggcaggccaaggaagacctccacagctgatgacagaagaattctctctataataaagaaaaatccccaaacacctgtccgacagatcagaaacactcttcaggagtcaggtgtggatttgtcaatgaccactgtccgcagaagacttcaggaacaaaaatacagaggctacactgcaagatacaaatcactggttagccacaaaactaggatggccaggttacagtttgccaagaagtacttaaaagagcaactacaattctggaaaaagatcttgtggacagatgagacgaagattaacatatcagagtgatggcaattgCAAAGTATGGAAAAGAGAAGGaaatgcccaagatccaaagcataccacctcatctgtaaaacacagtggtgggggtgttatggcctgggcatgtatggctgctgaaggtattggctcacttatcttcatgatgattcaactgctgatggtagtagcataatgaattctgaagtatagagacacacatcctatctgctcgttcagacaaatgcctcaaaactcattggctggcggttcattctacagcaagactacGATCCCAAGCATAcggctgaagcaacaaaggagtttttccaaagctaaaaaatggtcaattcttcagtggccaagtcaatcacccgatttgaacccaattgagcatgccttttatatgctgaagagaaaactgaaggggactagcccccaaaacaagcataagctaaaggtggctgcaatacaggcctggcagagcatcaccagagaagacacccagcagctggtgatgtccatgaattgcagacttcaaggagtcattgcatgcaaaggatatgcaacaaaatactaaacatgactttcatttacatgacattgctgtgtcccaaatattatgtataaacactgctgtaatttctacatgatgaaaccaaaatgtgtaaaaatgcacTTTGAGTCCTAATACAAAATTTTCATCTTTCTTCTAAACCTGAAACACTTGAGTAATAAGGTTGGTTTAAAATGATTTATAATGATAAATTATCTCATACCGGCACATCACACATGCCAACCCCATTTCCATGGCAAAATCCTCAGCGCTCTCAAAGCCAGGCAGGTCAGGCATTGGCAGGTCTTTGCTGGACTGAACAGTGATTGGGGAAGATCGATTCTCTGGCTTCTCCAGcctggacttcttctgggggtcGACTCCCTCCTGAGTGTCCAGTTTAACCTTTCAAAATTGGAAACAGTTAATATATTAAAATTTACGCCTTACTTTGAACCCAATGTGCTGGAATACTTTATGGGCCAGGCAGCAAGTCTCGAGGACATGAATGAGCAGcttttcgggtccagaccttCTTTATCCTTGGcctcaagagatgttgcctgaccggctgaattattccagcactttgattcaatgcaaaattctagcatctgcagttccttctgtctccactTTACAACATTATTTTGTTTGACAGAAAATACCAATTTAGAATAAAATCCAATTGTGACACAACCTAATGACTTTTAACTATTTTAAGTTAACAAAGTTACAACAAGGCAAATGGTTCAGATACGTTCCAAATCAAATTTCAGACATAGCATTCCAACACTTCAACTGCCTCAAATGATAAATAAGCAGAACTCCCCTGTGTACACAAACCATTTACTGTAAAAATCTAAAGCTCCAGAGATAAGCTCGCAATCTTTACCTTTTCAGCTGGCCTCTTCTCAGTTTCCTTTTTGGTTTTCTCACTGGAACTGGATTTCCCATTATTGCCAGATGTTAGCGACGAGGACACTTTAGATTCCTGTTTGGCTGAACTGGACTTGGAACCAACAGTTATCTTGGGCGTTTCAACTTCCTGTGCAAGTTGGGAATACACAAATTCAAAAAATAGGCCTGATAACATTTTCAAAAAACAAGTTTTACAGGGGAATTAAAGAGTCTACAAAGGAATATAGATGTTAAATGAGTGAACATTTAACAATACTGACAGATGCAGTATTATGTGCGAAAAGGAGACACTGCCCAAATTGGCAGGAACTATAATGAAAAGCACCTTATCTGCATGGTATGAGATTACACATCGCTGGCATGCAGAGGGATTTGCAGCCCAAGTGTATAATTTGCAAGAGGCTAGCATGCACGTACAATAGATAATTATTAAAACGATAGAGTGAATGTTCGTTGGGGAGAATTGGGAATACAGgtagagacaaaagagactgcagatgttggaatctgaaacaaatgtaggaggaactcagtgggtcatgcagcatctatggagacagAGGGAttgtcgatgttttgggtcaaaaccctgcatcatgGCGT
This region of Rhinoraja longicauda isolate Sanriku21f chromosome 1, sRhiLon1.1, whole genome shotgun sequence genomic DNA includes:
- the ints12 gene encoding integrator complex subunit 12 — encoded protein: MAAPSLELDPLFLKALGYLHSKSKDSAEKLKALLDEALARGSDCSFRPQQKEVETPKITVGSKSSSAKQESKVSSSLTSGNNGKSSSSEKTKKETEKRPAEKVKLDTQEGVDPQKKSRLEKPENRSSPITVQSSKDLPMPDLPGFESAEDFAMEMGLACVMCRQMTVTSGNQLVECQECHNLYHQDCHKPQVTDKDVNDPRLIWYCARCTRQMKKMAQKTQKAAPKAPSLVAITTPSVKDPSVKKPEMKLKQEMTTFQAFKRAEVKASASASGNSSNSNTASSSVSGLTGWAAFGAKTSTAAPSTAKLGSAVQTVSGKPTAPSSNQKAVGLSGLAPSKASLGSKAATSVSSSTGPVKPLPPLTLGKPSLNRSSSNDSVSNTVASSGNGGTTSTNNGGNNGAKTPSESSNPSVVKLPTSQESQLNAMKRLQMVKKKAAQKKLKK